One segment of Paenibacillus rhizovicinus DNA contains the following:
- a CDS encoding phosphate ABC transporter substrate-binding protein, which yields MKSKWVRNVGLAVMAISLSFGSVSAVSASSKLSGRIVVNGSSALLPLTLQAANEFKKLNPKVKISASAAGSVTGPQAVRKGIADIGACDWDASTAVPGFSAFTGQVANKVAVEPFAAVANSSSGVSDLSTSQLQGIFSGKITNWKDVGGKDQDIVVVNRAFGSGTRVNFQLKALMGTDFMTKGSNYKEVKSSGDMKTAIETTPGAIGYIDLVYVSGSKMQAVKINHIAPTAANVINGSYKVWSYGYYMTKGKPTGAVKAFIDYIQSTKFQEGSLKKLKFIPLSAMK from the coding sequence ATGAAAAGCAAATGGGTTAGAAATGTAGGTCTTGCAGTAATGGCGATTTCCCTGTCGTTCGGCAGCGTATCCGCTGTCAGCGCATCCAGCAAACTTAGCGGCCGCATCGTGGTCAACGGCTCTTCGGCACTGCTTCCGCTGACGCTGCAAGCTGCCAATGAATTCAAGAAGCTGAACCCGAAAGTTAAAATTTCCGCATCCGCCGCAGGTTCCGTAACAGGTCCTCAAGCCGTTCGCAAAGGCATTGCCGACATCGGCGCTTGCGACTGGGATGCTTCCACGGCAGTACCGGGCTTCAGCGCTTTCACGGGCCAAGTGGCCAACAAAGTGGCAGTTGAGCCTTTCGCGGCCGTTGCAAACAGCAGCTCCGGCGTAAGCGACCTGTCGACGAGCCAGCTGCAAGGCATTTTCTCCGGTAAAATCACGAACTGGAAAGACGTTGGCGGTAAAGACCAAGACATCGTCGTCGTAAACCGCGCATTCGGTTCCGGCACGCGCGTTAACTTCCAATTGAAGGCGCTTATGGGTACGGACTTCATGACGAAAGGCTCCAACTACAAAGAAGTAAAATCGAGCGGCGACATGAAAACGGCGATCGAAACTACGCCGGGCGCGATCGGTTATATCGACCTTGTCTACGTATCGGGCAGCAAAATGCAAGCCGTTAAAATCAACCATATCGCTCCAACGGCAGCAAACGTCATCAACGGTTCGTACAAAGTATGGTCGTACGGCTACTACATGACAAAAGGCAAACCGACGGGCGCCGTTAAAGCATTCATCGACTACATCCAAAGCACGAAGTTCCAAGAAGGTTCCCTGAAAAAGCTTAAATTCATCCCGCTGTCCGCGATGAAATAA